From the Alloalcanivorax dieselolei B5 genome, one window contains:
- a CDS encoding lipoprotein-releasing ABC transporter permease subunit: MFRPFSLYVGLRYTGARARNSFISVITLISALGLMLGVAVLITVLSVMNGFDRELQTRILGMVTHLSVYGREPVNDWQQLADQIEGYPGVAAVAPFRQLEGMLTFDGNVAGALISGIEPQAERQVSIVGDMMWEGDFDALQSGGFGVVLGYGVARKLDAELGDKVTLVLPEATVSPAGVMPRFKRFTVVGIFRARAEVDSLYAYINVEDAARLARQPGTVEGVHLRLNDLFAAPQVGWELQQSLGYGYYTSDWTRTHGNLFQAIKMEKTMMTLLLSFIVAVAAFNIISSQVMLVTEKRGNIAVMRTLGASPGAIMRIFMVQGTVVGMVGTLLGTVLGILLADNVSTLAQWIERTFNTHLFDAYFVNYLPSELQWSDVGIIVAIALLISFSATLYPSWRASRVHPAEALRYE, encoded by the coding sequence ATGTTTCGACCATTCTCTCTCTATGTCGGCCTGCGTTACACCGGTGCCCGGGCCCGCAACAGCTTTATTTCCGTTATCACGCTGATTTCGGCCCTGGGGCTGATGTTGGGGGTGGCGGTATTGATCACCGTGCTGTCGGTGATGAACGGTTTTGACCGGGAATTGCAGACCCGCATCCTCGGCATGGTGACGCACCTGTCGGTATACGGCCGCGAACCGGTCAACGACTGGCAGCAACTGGCGGATCAAATCGAAGGCTACCCCGGGGTGGCGGCCGTGGCCCCGTTCCGGCAGTTGGAAGGTATGCTGACCTTTGACGGCAACGTGGCCGGGGCGCTGATTTCCGGGATCGAGCCGCAGGCGGAACGGCAGGTGTCGATCGTCGGTGACATGATGTGGGAAGGGGATTTCGATGCCCTGCAGTCCGGTGGTTTCGGCGTGGTGCTGGGCTACGGCGTGGCCCGCAAGCTGGATGCGGAACTGGGCGATAAAGTCACCCTGGTGCTGCCCGAGGCGACGGTGTCGCCGGCGGGCGTGATGCCGCGCTTCAAACGGTTCACCGTGGTGGGCATTTTCCGCGCCCGCGCCGAGGTGGACTCCCTCTACGCCTACATCAATGTGGAAGACGCGGCCCGCCTGGCGCGGCAGCCGGGCACCGTGGAAGGGGTGCATTTGCGGCTCAACGATCTGTTCGCCGCCCCTCAGGTGGGCTGGGAACTGCAGCAGAGCCTCGGCTACGGTTACTACACCAGTGACTGGACCCGCACCCACGGCAATCTGTTCCAGGCCATCAAGATGGAAAAAACCATGATGACGCTGTTGCTCAGCTTCATTGTCGCGGTGGCCGCCTTCAACATCATTTCAAGCCAGGTGATGCTGGTCACCGAAAAACGCGGCAATATCGCGGTGATGCGTACGCTGGGCGCGTCCCCCGGCGCGATCATGCGAATCTTCATGGTGCAGGGTACCGTGGTGGGCATGGTCGGCACCTTGCTGGGCACGGTACTGGGGATTCTGCTGGCGGATAACGTCAGCACCCTGGCGCAATGGATCGAGCGCACTTTCAATACCCATTTGTTTGACGCCTATTTCGTCAACTACCTGCCGTCCGAATTGCAGTGGAGCGATGTCGGCATCATCGTTGCCATCGCCTTGCTGATCAGCTTCTCGGCCACTTTGTATCCGTCCTGGCGCGCCAGCCGGGTCCATCCGGCGGAGGCATTGCGCTATGAATGA
- a CDS encoding ABC transporter ATP-binding protein, translating to MNDTVLHARGLIKSYQEGHGELQVLSGVELHVRRGDMAAIIGASGSGKSTLLNLLGGLDVPTRGSVTIGGQPLAGMNERALGQIRNRYLGFVYQFHHLLPEFTALENVAMPLLIRGELPKHATERAERVLSRVGLGKRLEHKPSMLSGGERQRVAIARALVTDPALVMADEPTGNLDERTAAQVQDLMLELNQTLGTAFLLVTHAPEFARRCHTRHELHDGLLRPLD from the coding sequence ATGAATGATACCGTGCTGCACGCCCGTGGGCTGATCAAGAGCTATCAGGAAGGCCATGGCGAATTGCAGGTGCTCAGCGGTGTGGAGCTGCATGTCCGGCGCGGGGATATGGCGGCCATCATCGGTGCTTCCGGTTCCGGCAAGTCCACTTTGTTGAACCTGCTCGGCGGCCTGGATGTCCCAACCCGCGGCAGCGTCACTATTGGTGGCCAACCGTTGGCGGGGATGAACGAACGAGCGCTGGGGCAGATACGTAACCGTTATCTCGGCTTCGTCTACCAGTTCCATCACTTGCTGCCGGAGTTTACCGCTCTGGAGAATGTGGCCATGCCGCTGCTGATTCGTGGCGAGTTGCCGAAGCACGCCACCGAGCGGGCCGAACGGGTATTGTCCCGGGTGGGGCTGGGTAAGCGCCTTGAACACAAGCCTTCCATGCTCAGCGGCGGTGAGCGGCAGCGGGTGGCAATTGCCCGCGCGCTGGTGACCGATCCGGCGCTGGTGATGGCGGATGAGCCCACCGGCAACCTGGACGAGCGCACCGCCGCCCAGGTCCAGGATTTGATGCTGGAACTCAACCAGACCCTGGGCACGGCCTTCCTGCTGGTGACCCACGCGCCGGAGTTCGCCCGCCGTTGTCACACCCGCCATGAACTGCACGACGGTCTGCTCAGGCCGCTGGATTAG